Proteins encoded together in one Lentisphaera araneosa HTCC2155 window:
- the gnd gene encoding decarboxylating NADP(+)-dependent phosphogluconate dehydrogenase, with translation MSQADIGLIGLAVMGQNLVMNMNDNGYTVAVYNRTTSKVDDFMNGPAKDSKVIGTHSVEEFVSQLKTPRRVMLMVKAGEVVDKFINTIVPHLEAGDIIIDGGNSLYTDSNRRVEELAAKGLRYIGAGVSGGEEGARFGPSIMPGGDPEAWPAVKNIFQDISAKVDGGEACCEWVGKGGAGHYVKMVHNGIEYGDMQLICEAYQLLKNAGFSNDEMHQIFKKWNTGVLDSFLTEITTDILGYKQEDGTHLVDYILDTAGQKGTGKWTGINALDLGMPLTLIAESVFARCVSALKDQRIEASKVLNGPDIKFNGDKEAFVNDVEQALYASKIISYAQGYMLLKEASETYKWDLDFGAIALMWRGGCIIRSVFLGNIKDAFDENADLENLLLNDFFKDAIHKSQEGWRRTVVKGIELGIPTPCFSTALAFYDSYRSEVLPANLLQAQRDYFGAHTYERLDKPRGEFFHTNWTGKGGNVSSTTYDV, from the coding sequence ATGTCTCAAGCAGATATCGGTCTTATCGGTCTTGCCGTAATGGGCCAAAACCTAGTCATGAACATGAATGACAATGGTTACACTGTCGCTGTTTACAACCGTACAACTTCAAAAGTAGATGATTTCATGAATGGCCCAGCTAAAGACAGCAAGGTCATTGGCACTCACTCAGTAGAAGAATTTGTTAGCCAACTTAAAACACCTAGACGCGTTATGCTCATGGTGAAAGCTGGTGAAGTAGTCGATAAATTTATCAACACAATTGTTCCTCACCTCGAAGCAGGCGACATCATCATTGATGGCGGCAACTCACTCTATACTGACTCTAACCGTCGCGTGGAAGAACTCGCTGCAAAAGGCCTTCGCTACATTGGCGCCGGTGTTTCTGGCGGCGAAGAAGGCGCTCGTTTCGGCCCATCAATCATGCCTGGTGGCGATCCTGAAGCATGGCCTGCAGTAAAAAATATTTTCCAAGATATCTCTGCAAAAGTTGACGGTGGCGAAGCTTGCTGTGAATGGGTAGGTAAAGGTGGCGCTGGTCACTATGTAAAAATGGTTCACAACGGCATCGAATATGGTGACATGCAACTTATCTGCGAAGCTTACCAACTTCTTAAGAACGCGGGCTTCTCAAATGACGAAATGCACCAGATCTTCAAAAAGTGGAACACGGGCGTTCTCGATTCATTCTTAACTGAGATTACAACAGATATCCTCGGCTACAAACAAGAAGATGGCACTCACCTCGTTGACTACATCCTCGATACAGCTGGCCAAAAAGGCACAGGCAAATGGACAGGCATCAATGCTCTTGACCTCGGCATGCCATTAACACTCATTGCTGAATCAGTATTCGCACGTTGCGTATCTGCACTTAAAGATCAGCGTATTGAAGCTTCTAAAGTTCTCAATGGTCCTGATATCAAATTCAATGGCGACAAAGAAGCTTTTGTCAACGATGTTGAACAAGCTCTCTACGCATCAAAAATCATTTCTTACGCTCAGGGTTACATGCTCCTCAAAGAAGCTTCAGAGACTTACAAATGGGACCTTGACTTCGGTGCTATTGCTCTCATGTGGCGTGGTGGTTGCATCATCCGCTCTGTTTTCCTCGGCAACATCAAAGATGCTTTCGACGAAAACGCTGACCTAGAAAACCTCTTACTCAACGACTTCTTCAAAGATGCAATTCATAAATCTCAAGAAGGCTGGAGACGTACAGTTGTTAAAGGTATCGAGCTCGGAATTCCAACTCCTTGCTTCTCGACTGCCCTAGCTTTCTACGATAGCTACCGTTCAGAAGTTCTTCCTGCTAACTTGCTACAGGCTCAACGTGACTACTTCGGTGCTCACACTTACGAGCGCTTAGACAAGCCACGCGGCGAGTTCTTCCACACCAACTGGACAGGTAAAGGCGGCAACGTTTCTTCTACGACTTACGACGTGTAA
- the aqpZ gene encoding aquaporin Z — MNKYIAELIGTFWLVLGGCGSAVLAAAFPEVGIGLVGVSLAFGLTVLTMAFAIGHISGCHLNPAVSIGLCAGGRFPVKDLLPYIISQVIGGLLGAGVLYLIASGKAGFDLSAGFASNGYGDHSPGQYSLVAVVICEIVMTMMFLIIILGATDDRAPKGFAPIAIGLGLTLIHLISIPVSNTSVNPARSTGVAVFVGDWAVSQLWVFWLAPIVGAVLGALIYNFIQKDKA, encoded by the coding sequence ATGAATAAATATATTGCAGAGTTAATTGGAACATTTTGGTTAGTTTTAGGTGGATGTGGCAGTGCTGTGTTGGCGGCAGCCTTTCCAGAAGTAGGGATCGGTTTAGTAGGTGTATCTTTGGCTTTTGGTCTTACCGTATTAACTATGGCCTTTGCAATTGGTCACATATCGGGTTGTCATTTGAATCCAGCTGTTTCTATAGGTTTGTGTGCAGGAGGTCGTTTCCCAGTGAAAGATCTCTTGCCTTATATCATTTCACAAGTGATTGGTGGTTTGCTGGGGGCAGGTGTTTTATATCTGATAGCGAGCGGTAAAGCAGGCTTCGATTTATCTGCAGGTTTTGCCTCCAATGGTTACGGGGATCATTCTCCAGGACAATATAGCTTAGTTGCTGTTGTGATTTGTGAAATAGTGATGACAATGATGTTTTTGATCATAATATTAGGGGCAACAGATGACCGTGCTCCTAAAGGCTTTGCGCCTATCGCAATTGGTTTAGGCTTAACGCTTATTCACTTAATAAGTATTCCAGTTAGTAACACATCAGTGAACCCGGCAAGAAGTACTGGAGTGGCAGTCTTTGTTGGTGATTGGGCCGTGTCACAGTTGTGGGTCTTTTGGTTAGCGCCAATTGTAGGGGCTGTTTTAGGGGCTCTGATTTACAATTTCATCCAAAAAGATAAAGCTTAA
- a CDS encoding exonuclease domain-containing protein, whose amino-acid sequence MLEFTAIDFETVPGEHGPIPAEIGLVVFNEAGQILHYFEASAPVNQLYAKSANCCESIVSTWPQIKEHLQNKVILGHNIGYDYAILKKSFPALEIERTVDSLQISRQVYKDLFSDYSLSALLECLDLTQSLNTLKVNDHFTPHRALYDAMGAALLCLELLSKPKGRELIIPQQQSLF is encoded by the coding sequence ATGTTAGAATTTACCGCCATAGATTTCGAGACTGTTCCTGGTGAACACGGCCCCATCCCAGCGGAAATTGGCCTTGTCGTTTTTAATGAAGCGGGACAAATCCTTCATTACTTCGAAGCCTCAGCTCCAGTCAATCAACTTTATGCGAAGTCCGCAAACTGCTGTGAATCTATCGTTTCCACTTGGCCCCAGATTAAAGAGCATCTGCAAAACAAAGTCATTCTCGGCCACAATATCGGCTACGACTATGCCATCTTAAAAAAATCATTTCCTGCCTTAGAGATTGAAAGAACGGTTGATAGTCTACAAATTAGTCGCCAAGTCTACAAAGACCTCTTCTCTGATTACAGCCTAAGCGCCTTGCTCGAGTGCCTCGATTTAACCCAGTCCTTAAACACGCTTAAGGTCAATGATCATTTCACACCTCATCGAGCCTTATACGATGCAATGGGCGCTGCACTTTTATGCTTAGAACTGCTCAGCAAGCCTAAAGGCCGAGAACTCATCATCCCTCAACAGCAGTCCTTATTTTAA
- a CDS encoding serine/threonine protein kinase: MKLMKATLTNCFLLKIYSIIINYLNLNVGVVLRFKCTSCGQAVSVDDGKPGEAVQCGSCGTVLKVPKPFEKGYIIGDFCVEEHIGSGRMGEVYKAYQETLVRDVALKVLDNDMAEHSEHILEFFKEARVAARLNHPNIVQAYSVNEEGGYYYLVVEYVFGQNLRQLIDDRGKLPVNMTIRLLSQIAHALDYAWTSEGLPHLAVKPENILIDSKAQIKISDIGLAGSRSRFSDGDYKYSSPEQILNLKADTRADIYALGITAYEALTGNVPFDGNIKDVNKKHLEEEALPIKELNPSVPKDLVTVITKMMSKHPDDRYMSFGDLAKDLRLLRRYAGDMSTTSSFSTKIFKTRFSFTEKRNQQRKKSLRLQAFTALVTVMLLIGIIVFNSDKSVDKTVKVDKGDKKRLAEFAVLSQSIDKSVSSVEAFTLFKKIEAFLARYPSSPQAEECLEWREAVLEILIRERRQNEFFSEESTLAEEEEDDLLANSEQGFVSQDLGELALQSERDSMRRDILRFYLGRKASTELLTFLKNSEAYDPIWSEQMTNIIVQANEVRNSLVDEDSSLQGLLIKHGKDEVEVRSIKSDILMGVVDGELKSLSLSTFGLKSLESLLAISSEFPREGALSLLFWYRNFQKCKLNEGVEMSEFEVFLVDEANRMAKFDFENYLNEAKNSWQRNEAGSARAQIVALKKKYETSDLYKLNKKRVDSLEEKIKKSVSRRGKK, from the coding sequence ATGAAGTTGATGAAAGCGACTTTGACGAATTGCTTTCTCCTAAAAATCTATTCAATTATAATCAATTATTTGAATTTAAATGTTGGTGTTGTTTTGCGTTTTAAATGTACTTCTTGCGGGCAGGCTGTTTCAGTAGATGACGGCAAGCCAGGGGAAGCGGTCCAATGTGGATCGTGTGGGACGGTTCTCAAGGTTCCGAAGCCATTTGAAAAAGGTTATATCATTGGAGACTTTTGTGTTGAAGAACATATTGGTTCAGGCCGCATGGGTGAGGTTTACAAAGCCTATCAAGAAACGTTGGTTCGCGATGTAGCCTTAAAAGTTTTAGATAATGATATGGCCGAGCACTCTGAGCATATTTTGGAATTTTTCAAAGAAGCTCGAGTCGCCGCACGTTTAAATCACCCCAATATTGTACAAGCCTATTCTGTAAATGAAGAAGGTGGGTATTACTACCTAGTTGTAGAATATGTATTTGGTCAAAACTTAAGGCAATTAATTGACGATAGAGGTAAATTGCCAGTTAATATGACCATACGTCTGTTGTCACAGATTGCTCATGCACTGGACTATGCGTGGACTTCTGAAGGCTTACCTCACTTAGCGGTGAAGCCTGAAAATATTTTGATCGACTCGAAAGCTCAGATCAAAATTTCTGATATTGGTTTAGCAGGGTCACGATCGAGGTTTTCTGATGGAGATTACAAATACTCGAGTCCAGAACAGATACTTAATTTAAAAGCTGATACACGTGCAGATATTTACGCACTGGGGATCACAGCTTACGAGGCCTTAACGGGCAATGTTCCTTTTGATGGTAATATCAAAGATGTGAATAAAAAACATTTAGAAGAAGAGGCTTTGCCAATTAAGGAGCTAAATCCTTCTGTCCCTAAGGATTTAGTTACGGTCATTACTAAAATGATGTCAAAGCACCCTGATGATCGCTACATGAGTTTCGGTGATCTAGCTAAAGACCTCCGCCTCTTGAGACGCTATGCTGGAGATATGAGCACGACTTCTAGCTTTTCTACTAAAATTTTTAAAACGCGATTTAGCTTTACGGAAAAGAGGAACCAACAAAGGAAGAAAAGTTTACGGCTACAGGCTTTTACTGCTTTAGTGACGGTCATGTTGTTGATTGGGATCATTGTTTTTAATAGCGATAAATCAGTGGATAAGACAGTGAAAGTCGATAAAGGGGATAAGAAACGTTTAGCAGAATTTGCTGTTCTATCTCAGTCAATTGATAAAAGTGTAAGTTCAGTAGAAGCGTTTACTTTATTTAAGAAAATTGAGGCCTTTTTAGCAAGATATCCTAGTTCACCACAAGCCGAAGAATGTTTAGAATGGCGTGAAGCCGTTTTGGAGATTTTGATACGAGAACGACGTCAAAATGAATTTTTTAGTGAGGAATCTACTCTAGCAGAAGAGGAGGAGGATGATCTTTTGGCTAATTCAGAGCAAGGCTTTGTTAGTCAAGACTTGGGAGAGCTGGCTCTTCAAAGTGAACGAGATAGTATGAGAAGGGATATTCTTAGGTTTTACTTAGGAAGGAAAGCTAGTACTGAACTGTTAACATTCTTGAAAAATAGTGAAGCGTATGATCCTATTTGGTCGGAGCAGATGACAAATATTATTGTTCAGGCAAACGAAGTGCGGAATTCTTTAGTAGATGAAGACAGCTCCTTGCAGGGTTTGTTGATCAAGCATGGGAAAGATGAAGTCGAAGTACGTTCCATTAAGAGTGATATTCTTATGGGGGTGGTTGATGGTGAACTTAAAAGTTTAAGTTTAAGTACCTTTGGCTTAAAGAGCCTAGAGTCCTTATTGGCCATTAGTTCTGAGTTCCCAAGAGAAGGGGCATTAAGTTTATTGTTTTGGTACAGGAATTTTCAAAAGTGTAAACTTAATGAAGGCGTTGAAATGTCTGAATTTGAAGTGTTCTTGGTAGATGAGGCAAATCGTATGGCCAAATTTGATTTTGAGAATTATTTAAACGAAGCAAAGAATAGTTGGCAAAGGAATGAAGCTGGTTCTGCTAGGGCACAAATTGTCGCTTTAAAGAAAAAATATGAAACGAGTGATCTTTATAAACTCAACAAAAAGAGAGTTGACTCTCTAGAAGAAAAAATTAAAAAGAGTGTGAGTCGACGTGGAAAGAAATGA
- a CDS encoding THUMP domain-containing class I SAM-dependent RNA methyltransferase, translating into MTEFRYHKTGLFYGQISEEAKKLGVDELKELGAQEIQQDYRGMHFHADMVTLFKIVYCSRLFSRFLAPLHRFDALSEDMLYQRVKTMKWEEIIKPGQTFAIFANVGNSKINHSKFAAQKMKDAICDRLREKRGERPDIDPKNPDIWLNLFINKNKATIALDLSGGSHHKRGYRQDSVEAPLMESLAAAFIRASEWDGRTPLYDPMCGSGTILAEALMHAARIPAGYLRKRFGFEHMPDFDADIWSEVKAKADARIKLPQEGLISGSDMDADAVRASIVNLSYLPGGDKIKIIQSRFQDLDDLEPCTIITNPPYGMRLMKDEDVESFTGEIGDFLKKKCAGSNAWVFFGERKLILKIGLRPSRKFPLSNGGLDGRLCKFEMYRGNKWT; encoded by the coding sequence ATGACTGAATTTAGATATCACAAAACTGGCTTGTTTTACGGCCAAATTTCAGAAGAGGCCAAAAAGCTTGGCGTTGATGAATTGAAAGAGTTAGGTGCTCAAGAAATCCAACAAGATTACCGTGGGATGCATTTTCACGCGGATATGGTTACGCTTTTTAAAATTGTTTATTGTTCACGCCTCTTTTCGCGCTTTTTAGCTCCTTTGCACCGTTTTGATGCACTGTCTGAAGACATGCTTTATCAGCGTGTGAAAACGATGAAATGGGAAGAAATTATCAAGCCGGGTCAAACTTTTGCGATCTTCGCAAACGTAGGCAATAGTAAAATCAATCATTCGAAATTTGCGGCGCAAAAAATGAAAGATGCCATTTGTGACCGTTTGCGTGAGAAGCGTGGTGAGCGTCCCGATATTGATCCCAAGAATCCTGATATATGGCTTAATTTATTCATCAATAAGAATAAGGCGACAATTGCCCTGGATCTTTCTGGTGGATCTCATCACAAGCGTGGCTATCGTCAAGATTCTGTCGAGGCACCATTGATGGAGAGTTTGGCTGCGGCCTTTATTCGTGCGTCTGAGTGGGATGGAAGAACTCCACTTTATGATCCCATGTGTGGTTCGGGAACTATTTTAGCAGAAGCACTCATGCATGCGGCTAGAATACCTGCGGGTTACTTAAGGAAGCGTTTTGGTTTTGAACACATGCCTGACTTTGATGCCGATATTTGGAGTGAAGTTAAAGCGAAAGCAGATGCCAGAATAAAGCTACCTCAAGAGGGTTTGATTTCTGGTTCAGATATGGATGCGGATGCGGTTCGCGCAAGTATAGTCAACTTATCTTACTTACCTGGTGGCGATAAAATCAAAATCATTCAAAGTCGTTTTCAGGATTTAGATGACCTGGAGCCTTGCACAATTATTACGAATCCCCCTTACGGTATGCGTTTGATGAAGGATGAAGATGTGGAATCTTTCACGGGTGAGATCGGTGATTTTCTCAAGAAAAAATGTGCGGGAAGCAATGCCTGGGTTTTCTTTGGTGAGCGTAAATTGATCTTGAAAATTGGTTTGCGACCTTCGCGAAAATTCCCCTTGAGCAATGGTGGTTTAGATGGTCGCCTTTGTAAGTTTGAGATGTATCGCGGTAATAAGTGGACCTAA
- a CDS encoding class I SAM-dependent methyltransferase — translation MERNDSGDSRQYWEETSKEYQSVTRISINDFHYGPLLPGDSQVKALPEKLEGLRCLELGAGAGQNSLFLASQGAECLVTDISEEQLSHGEVIAKEEGLKLKFKQLDLDEIDPEALGEWDFIHSTWALPFAEDQKSVLQKCAAMLKIGGRLHMTTGHPVFAGEWIQLDDYEEGMFVSNYFEPPREVRFTKDESSFIRTRQYPISTYINWLIELGFKIEKVLELKPLELELLNGDELLKCMPYDSDVWREMYPQIQKVPFVVTYIATRVS, via the coding sequence GTGGAAAGAAATGACTCTGGCGATAGCCGTCAGTATTGGGAAGAAACTTCCAAAGAATATCAATCTGTCACACGCATCTCAATTAATGATTTTCATTATGGGCCCTTACTGCCAGGAGATAGTCAAGTTAAAGCTTTGCCTGAAAAACTTGAAGGTTTAAGGTGTTTAGAATTAGGTGCGGGTGCGGGGCAAAATTCGCTATTTCTGGCTTCTCAAGGCGCAGAATGTTTGGTGACAGATATTTCCGAAGAGCAATTGTCGCATGGTGAAGTTATTGCTAAAGAAGAAGGTTTGAAACTAAAGTTTAAACAACTGGATTTAGATGAGATCGATCCGGAAGCCCTGGGCGAGTGGGATTTTATACACAGTACTTGGGCTTTGCCTTTTGCGGAGGATCAAAAAAGTGTTTTGCAAAAATGTGCAGCTATGTTAAAAATTGGAGGTCGCCTGCATATGACAACGGGTCACCCTGTCTTTGCAGGAGAATGGATTCAGTTGGATGATTATGAGGAGGGGATGTTCGTGAGTAACTATTTTGAACCCCCGCGAGAAGTGCGCTTCACAAAAGATGAAAGTAGCTTTATTAGGACGAGGCAATATCCGATTTCGACCTATATTAATTGGCTTATAGAGCTTGGTTTTAAAATCGAAAAAGTACTTGAACTAAAGCCACTTGAGCTTGAGCTTTTGAACGGTGATGAGCTATTAAAGTGCATGCCCTACGATAGTGATGTTTGGAGAGAGATGTACCCACAAATTCAAAAAGTTCCCTTTGTAGTGACTTATATTGCGACTCGTGTAAGCTAA
- a CDS encoding serine/threonine protein kinase — MALSPPDAYRRGKLEIVDFEVNKAYRDQLIGVGLLSFKDFFFCKGLEAMREVPGRLTVSVLCEDELIYLKRHWKKASMSRKSGPHHEAITEWVNTKALHQDKISVPTPMAYGVGRIGGEAVSFYLSEAVKGVQADYFLRDNNLDLNQSRKFWKQLGEFTRGFHSKGYNHRDFYLCHIFVHVAGEEYKFSLIDLQRVQKRSKFRQRWIVKDLGQLFYSFPTDMSQVEKMRYFKAYQGHGSLSLSDKKLLYQVMQRVDRMKSKHGNYIV; from the coding sequence ATGGCATTAAGCCCTCCAGATGCTTATAGGCGCGGGAAGCTCGAAATTGTAGATTTTGAGGTGAATAAAGCCTACCGAGACCAATTAATTGGTGTGGGTTTATTGAGTTTCAAAGACTTCTTCTTTTGCAAGGGCTTAGAGGCGATGCGCGAGGTGCCGGGACGTTTGACAGTTTCCGTGCTTTGTGAAGATGAGCTGATTTACTTGAAGCGTCATTGGAAAAAAGCATCAATGAGTCGCAAATCTGGGCCTCATCATGAAGCGATTACTGAGTGGGTCAATACCAAAGCATTACACCAAGATAAAATCAGTGTTCCCACTCCAATGGCTTATGGAGTTGGTAGGATAGGTGGTGAAGCGGTTTCATTTTATCTTTCAGAAGCGGTAAAAGGCGTACAGGCAGATTATTTTTTAAGAGACAATAATTTGGATCTGAATCAATCTAGGAAGTTCTGGAAACAGTTAGGGGAGTTCACAAGGGGTTTTCATTCTAAAGGTTATAACCATCGTGATTTTTACTTATGTCACATATTTGTCCATGTGGCCGGTGAAGAGTATAAATTTTCCCTCATAGACTTACAGCGAGTCCAAAAGAGAAGTAAGTTTCGTCAACGTTGGATTGTAAAAGATTTGGGGCAACTATTTTATTCCTTTCCTACCGATATGTCGCAAGTTGAGAAAATGCGTTATTTTAAAGCCTATCAAGGGCACGGATCACTTTCTTTATCAGATAAAAAATTATTGTATCAAGTTATGCAACGAGTCGATCGTATGAAGAGTAAGCACGGTAACTATATCGTATGA
- a CDS encoding SGNH/GDSL hydrolase family protein, whose amino-acid sequence MKYLIFMLVGIFLASCHPTVDKSEEMDLSNQKVLFLGDSITQAGQYVGFVEYALRKQNPEDDFDFYSLGLNSETASGLSEKDHPFPRPCVHERLANALEKIKPDVVFACYGMNDGIYHPLNEKILDAYQKGILSLIEKCRETGAEVVMISPPAFQAYAIQKKLRSADAEDFSYRFPYENYHQTLEAFSQWLRLGLPQEVTCVDLNTAMTNYLIEKRKNDQSFVFAKDGIHPALGGHLFMAQELLKGLGTNADLLAQENLADIKKDELYQLVEKRRQLRSRGWLKYVGYTRGKVFKTDSVSETESRASELLKEIDAIN is encoded by the coding sequence GTGAAATATTTGATTTTTATGTTGGTAGGAATCTTCTTAGCGTCTTGTCATCCAACTGTAGATAAAAGTGAAGAAATGGATTTAAGCAATCAAAAGGTCTTGTTTTTAGGAGATAGCATTACTCAAGCAGGTCAGTATGTGGGCTTTGTTGAGTATGCATTACGTAAGCAGAATCCCGAAGATGATTTCGATTTTTATAGCTTGGGTTTAAATTCAGAGACAGCGTCTGGCTTATCTGAAAAAGATCATCCCTTTCCCCGTCCTTGCGTTCATGAGCGTCTAGCTAATGCTTTGGAAAAAATTAAACCCGATGTGGTATTTGCTTGTTATGGAATGAATGATGGCATTTATCACCCCCTCAATGAAAAAATACTCGATGCCTATCAGAAAGGTATTTTAAGTTTGATAGAAAAGTGTCGCGAGACTGGGGCTGAAGTTGTGATGATAAGCCCTCCGGCTTTTCAAGCTTATGCGATTCAAAAGAAACTACGAAGCGCTGATGCAGAAGATTTTAGTTATCGCTTCCCATATGAAAATTATCATCAGACCTTAGAAGCTTTTTCTCAATGGTTAAGGCTGGGTTTGCCACAAGAAGTGACTTGTGTTGATCTGAATACAGCGATGACGAATTACCTAATTGAAAAGCGCAAAAATGATCAAAGCTTTGTCTTTGCCAAAGATGGAATTCATCCTGCTTTAGGAGGCCATTTGTTTATGGCTCAAGAGCTGTTGAAAGGCTTAGGTACAAATGCTGATTTATTGGCTCAAGAGAACTTGGCTGATATCAAAAAAGATGAGCTTTACCAACTTGTTGAAAAGCGTCGCCAATTGCGCTCTAGAGGTTGGTTGAAATATGTCGGCTATACGAGAGGGAAGGTCTTTAAGACTGATTCAGTATCTGAAACAGAATCCCGTGCATCAGAATTACTCAAAGAGATCGACGCGATTAATTAG
- a CDS encoding DoxX-like family protein codes for MQKLSNKMISRYSLALIFFYHGLVPKLLFKSEQEVLMNNTFMPFMEKDFALVSSGIAEVLYAFLLVIFASNKKLLYPAMAFSLLATIAIFIQLPQLMTHAFNPFSINLAVFSLALINLKCLNEERGS; via the coding sequence ATGCAGAAACTAAGCAACAAAATGATCTCGCGCTACTCTCTTGCGCTCATCTTCTTCTATCATGGCCTCGTTCCAAAATTGCTCTTTAAAAGCGAGCAAGAAGTATTGATGAACAACACTTTCATGCCTTTCATGGAAAAAGATTTCGCTCTGGTTTCATCAGGGATTGCAGAAGTACTCTACGCATTTCTTTTAGTAATTTTTGCATCAAACAAAAAACTGCTGTATCCAGCCATGGCATTTAGCCTACTTGCGACGATTGCAATTTTTATCCAATTGCCGCAACTCATGACTCACGCTTTCAATCCCTTTTCAATCAATCTAGCCGTATTCTCTCTAGCTTTGATTAACTTAAAATGCTTAAATGAAGAAAGGGGTTCTTAG
- a CDS encoding glycosyltransferase family 4 protein, whose protein sequence is MKIAFVIEHFKPQYGGQQVYMRDFARFLIERGHEVTFFTQDSNVQDEGMKIKLITISSLAKLMRWTQWNSFLKQVKNLVKEGDFDIVMGTGVSAGINVYQPHGGVTKASHQQNRLLTHPVHCFLKGLSNAISPKHIMASLIEREIFTNNRVKYIAISEMVKKHMKKFYNLEDDQIELVYNGVDVDRFQPCAAQEREKAKKELGLDSQKIIFSLVAHNFKLKGLREIIAVVDRLKEKQEDFIVLVAGKGKKKVYETMIKSRGLGAYFSFLGAVENPELVYRASDAYLQPTWYDPCSLVVLEAMAAGVPVISTEFNGASEMIRNGENGYVIPRPDSLGQFEEAMLQLFDSKNRKQLGEQARLSVESLTHEKNFLHMERVFKEFV, encoded by the coding sequence ATGAAGATCGCTTTTGTTATTGAGCATTTTAAGCCTCAGTATGGTGGGCAACAGGTATACATGAGAGACTTCGCAAGATTTCTTATTGAGCGTGGTCACGAAGTTACTTTTTTTACTCAAGATAGCAATGTTCAAGATGAAGGTATGAAAATTAAGTTAATCACGATTTCATCCTTAGCCAAGCTCATGCGATGGACGCAATGGAATAGCTTTTTAAAGCAAGTTAAGAATCTTGTGAAAGAAGGCGATTTTGATATTGTCATGGGAACTGGTGTAAGTGCTGGGATTAATGTCTATCAGCCACATGGAGGTGTGACTAAAGCGAGCCACCAGCAAAATCGTTTGTTGACTCATCCTGTGCATTGTTTCTTAAAGGGTTTATCCAACGCAATAAGTCCGAAGCATATCATGGCATCTTTGATTGAACGCGAAATATTTACGAACAATAGAGTGAAGTACATAGCCATAAGTGAAATGGTTAAAAAGCATATGAAAAAGTTCTACAATTTAGAAGATGATCAGATCGAGCTGGTTTACAATGGTGTGGATGTGGATCGTTTTCAGCCATGTGCAGCGCAAGAGAGAGAAAAGGCTAAAAAAGAGCTAGGCCTTGATTCACAGAAAATTATTTTTTCACTGGTTGCACATAATTTCAAGCTCAAAGGCTTACGTGAAATTATTGCGGTCGTCGATCGGCTTAAGGAAAAGCAAGAGGACTTCATTGTACTTGTAGCAGGTAAAGGCAAGAAAAAAGTATACGAAACGATGATTAAGAGTCGAGGCTTAGGAGCTTACTTCAGTTTTTTAGGAGCCGTAGAGAATCCTGAGCTCGTCTATCGCGCATCTGATGCCTACTTGCAGCCGACGTGGTATGATCCATGCTCCTTGGTAGTTCTTGAGGCCATGGCCGCAGGCGTTCCAGTGATAAGTACTGAGTTTAATGGTGCTTCAGAAATGATTCGTAATGGTGAAAATGGCTATGTAATTCCACGCCCTGATTCCTTGGGTCAATTTGAAGAGGCGATGCTACAGTTATTTGATTCGAAGAATCGCAAACAGCTCGGTGAGCAAGCGCGCTTAAGCGTAGAATCTTTAACTCATGAAAAAAACTTCCTTCACATGGAACGAGTCTTTAAAGAGTTTGTTTGA